In Onychostoma macrolepis isolate SWU-2019 chromosome 12, ASM1243209v1, whole genome shotgun sequence, a single window of DNA contains:
- the osbpl7 gene encoding oxysterol-binding protein-related protein 7, translated as MDSHGSSLDHGQSQLSGVEKVSSSWQKPTHSRSSSTASSRHSRLHIKDWEVMDDFPVDLNLTGENMQDANTPGICEGYLMKRRKWPLKGWHKRYFVLDKGILRYSKNQHDFSKGKMHGALDVSLAVMSVNKKARRIDLDAGDILYHIKAKTPDLYYIWVTKLSAHRMYKKNEAAHVHNGFLQALSQTSHLSNKNSPMQDMGTSYVGEPLPCVNPAVNGKVSAWLQTQEPDICAQELTRCQMELNELQRLVQKLHSLESGQMVNNGDLQRIISMQNLLLDKPKKKSGKIWGHSRTLSRVEALGMLSSSHLTSSAHLGTSVPSIPDYVSTQATPPASTSSESKKLHQDICSMSLKVHASLRTTHEALAQERQRLQDTWSSRELHQTTSAQINNLCSLAELDVKSRHTKIHKLSVSSDSSEESFRTVLQRKSGSGRSLSFRAPSVADSAAEYFDACDELMCASSSEMSDESGLSDGSSNSEPDEAHAMASRKYRASLSKAPPKLNSIKNTGRRTTLPAVCPDNSHVGLMTILYNNIGKDLSRVSMPAALNEPVCLLQRLCEELEYSDLLDTANHTDDPYQRMVYIAAFAISGYATAQFRNRYKPFNPVLGETFECIREERCFRYISEQVSHHPPISACHAESDNFNFWQDQRWKNKFWGKSLEIMPTGMVNVTLKKYGDHYEWNKVVTCIHNVLSQQRYLEHYGEVIIRNLKSSVCTCKITFVKSRYWGSDGSKNEVQGQVLDEAGNVIHRFGGFWHEGIFCDTLPNPQCIWKPNPQPKNHMLYFGFSSFAIEMNELTPDHKPLLPPTDTRLRPDQRLLEEGKIEETDKKKDEVEEKQRERRKILAKRGEEHIPRFFRRTLDAAGREVWLYNGTYWKIRDNPGFSNVKNLELW; from the exons ATGGACTCCCATGGGTCTTCACTGGACCACGGCCAGTCACAGCTGAGTGGTGTGGAGAAGGTGTCTAGCAGCTGGCAAAAGCCCACTCATTCCAGGAGCAGCAGCACAGCATCTTCACGTCACTCACGGCTG CATATTAAAGACTGGGAAGTAATGGATGACTTTCCAGTAGATTTGAACCTTACTGGAGAAAACATGCAGGATGCGAACACTCCAGGAATCTGTGAAGGCTACTTGATGAAAAGGCGAAAGTGGCCTCTTAAAGGGTGGCATAAg AGATACTTTGTCTTGGATAAAGGGATCCTGCGATATTCAAAAAACCAACATGAT TTTTCTAAAGGGAAAATGCACGGTGCACTAGATGTCAGTCTCGCAGTTATGTCAGTGAACAAAAAAGCAAGGCGCATAGATCTGGATGCTGGAGACATTCTGTATCACATTAAA GCCAAGACTCCggatttatattacatatgggTCACCAAGCTGAGTGCCCACAGGATGTATAAGAAAAATGAGGCTGCGCACGTTCACAATGGCTTCCTCCAGGCCCTGTCCCAGACCAGTCATTTATCTAACAAAAACAGTCCCATGCAGGACATG GGCACGTCTTATGTGGGTGAACCTCTGCCATGTGTCAATCCCGCCGTTAATGGGAAAGTGTCAGCTTGGCTACAGACCCAAGAACCTGACATCTGTGCACAAG AGCTTACCCGTTGTCAAATGGAGCTGAATGAGCTGCAACGGCTGGTCCAAAAGTTGCACTCTCTAGAATCGGGCCAAATGGTCAATAACGGAGATCTCCAGAGGATTATCAGCATGCAG AATCTCCTTCTTGACAAACCCAAGAAGAAGAGTGGAAAGATTTGGGGTCATTCTCGCACTCTGTCTCGAGTTGAGGCTCTTGGAATG CTATCATCAAGCCACTTGACCAGTTCTGCCCACCTGGGAACCTCTGTCCCTTCGATCCCCGATTATGTCTCCACCCAGGCAACCCCACCAGCCTCCACCTCATCAGAAAGCAAGAAGCTCCACCAAGACATCTGTTCCATGTCCTTGAAAG TCCATGCCTCTCTGCGTACTACACATGAGGCTCTTGCTCAGGAGCGCCAAAGGCTGCAGGACACCTGGTCCAGCAGGGAGCTTCACCAGACCACCTCTGCCCAGATCAACAACCTCTGCAGCCTGGCTGAG TTAGATGTTAAGTCCCGTCACACCAAAATCCACAAACTCTCAGTGTCCTCCGACTCCTCAGAAGAGTCCTTCCGTACTGTGCTACAAAGGAAG TCTGGCTCAGGCCGTAGTTTGTCTTTCCGTGCGCCCTCGGTGGCTGACTCAGCGGCAGAGTATTTTGACGCATGTGATGAGCTTATGTGTGCGAGCTCTTCTGAGATGTCCGATGAGTCCGGTCTGAGTGATGGATCCAGTAATTCAGAGCCTGATGAGGCTCATG CAATGGCTTCACGCAAGTACCGCGCCAGCCTTTCAAAGGCACCACCAAAACTGAACAGCATAAAGAACACCGGACGTCGTACTACTCTGCCTGCAGTCTGCCCTGACAACAGCCACGTTGGATTGATGACTATCCTCTACAACAACATAGGGAAGGATCTGTCCCGTGTCTCCATGCCAGCAGCTCTGAATGAGCCTGTGTGCCTGCTGCAGAGACTCTGTGAGGAGCTGGAATACTCTGACCTACTGGACACTGCCAATCATACCGATGACCCCTACCAGAGGATG GTTTATATTGCTGCTTTTGCCATATCTGGCTATGCCACGGCTCAGTTTCGCAACCGTTACAAACCTTTTAATCCAGTTCTGGGAGAGACATTTGAGTGTATCAGAGAGGAAAGATGTTTCCGCTACATTAGTGAACAG GTTTCCCATCATCCACCAATATCTGCGTGTCATGCGGAATCCGACAATTTCAATTTCTGGCAGG ACCAGAGATGGAAGAACAAGTTTTGGGGCAAATCTTTGGAGATCATGCCAACAGGGATGGTGAATGTGACTCTTAAAAA ATACGGGGACCACTATGAATGGAACAAAGTGGTGACGTGCATCCACAATGTCCTCAGTCAGCAGCGATACCTCGAGCACTACGGTGAAGTCATTATTCGCAATCTGAAAAGTTCGGTCTGCACCTGTAAGATCACATTCGTCAAG TCACGTTACTGGGGTTCAGATGGTTCCAAAAACGAAGTGCAGGGTCAAGTTCTAGACGAGGCTGGTAATGTCATCCATCGTTTTGGTGGATTTTGGCATGAAGGAATCTTCTGTGACACCCTTCCCAATCCACAGTGTATCTGGAAGCCAA ATCCACAGCCCAAGAACCACATGCTTTACTTTGGCTTCTCTAGCTTTGCAATAGAGATGAATGAGCTGACACCTGACCATAAGCCCCTGCTGCCCCCTACAGATACACGCTTGCGCCCTGACCAAAG